Within the Myxococcota bacterium genome, the region CCGAGGACGTGAGAACGTTCCTCACCCAGCTCGCCGAGCGCAGCCTGCTGCGCGGGACGGAGCCGTGACGCGCGCAGAGCGGCCCTACACGCTGGTCGCCGAGCTCACCTACCGCTGCCCGCTGCGCTGCGTGTACTGCTCGAACCCCGTGCAGGTCGACCGCGTGCGCCCGGAGCTCGACGCGAGTGACTGGCGGCGCGTGCTGCGCCAGGCCGCGGAGCTCGGGGTGGTGCAGGTGAACCTGTCGGGCGGCGAGCCGCTCTTGCGCGACGACCTCGAGGAGATCGTGGCCGAGGCGCGCGCGCTCGATCTGTACACGAACCTGATCACCAGCGGCGTGCCGCTCGACCGCGAGCGATTGGCCGGGCTCAAGGCACGGGGCCTGACGGCGCTCCAGCTCTCGTTCCAGGACGTGCGCGCGCCCGAGGCGCGCCGCATCGCAGGCGTGGAGGTGCTCGAGCAGAAGCGCGCGGTCGCGGGCTGGGTGGCCGAGCTCGAGCTGCCGCTCACGCTGAACGTGGTGCTGCACCGCTCCAACATCGAGCGCATCGACGAGTTCGTGACGCTGGCCGAGACACTCGGCGCCGAGCGGCTCGAGCTCGCCAACACGACCTGGCTCGGCTGGGCGCTCGCGAACCGCGCGCAGCTCGTGCCGAGCCGCGCGGCGATCGAGTCCGCGCGCGCAGCCGCACGCGCCGCAGCCGAACGCCTGCGCGGGCGCATGGAGCTGCTGTTCGTCCTGCCCGACTACCACACCGACGTCCCGCGCCCGTGCATGGGCGGCTGGGCGCGCAGCATCGTGCT harbors:
- the pqqE gene encoding pyrroloquinoline quinone biosynthesis protein PqqE, translated to MTRAERPYTLVAELTYRCPLRCVYCSNPVQVDRVRPELDASDWRRVLRQAAELGVVQVNLSGGEPLLRDDLEEIVAEARALDLYTNLITSGVPLDRERLAGLKARGLTALQLSFQDVRAPEARRIAGVEVLEQKRAVAGWVAELELPLTLNVVLHRSNIERIDEFVTLAETLGAERLELANTTWLGWALANRAQLVPSRAAIESARAAARAAAERLRGRMELLFVLPDYHTDVPRPCMGGWARSIVLVAPDGLALPCHQARTIAGLRFENVRDQSLAAIWNDSAGFRAFRGEDWMQEPCRSCERRTLDFGGCRCQAFHLTGDAAATDPACRLSPRHALVRAARDAAEQPDAGGELVYRRAPTAP